CTGGCGTATACCGTCACGCGCGAACTGAATGTGCCGGGCTTCCTCGGTGACGTGAATTCGCATGAGCCGCTGCACCAACGGCTGCAATTCCGGGTCGTCCATGATCTCGCGCTGCAGGGCGTCGAAGATCTCCTCACCGATGAGGGCGGCTACCCAGAGCACCGGGCCCTTGAGCGCGAGCGGCAGTAGGTTGGCCATGGCCCGCTGGTACCACGGCATCCGGTACGCGGGCAGTCCGGTCTTTTCGATGGCCTTGGCGAACATCGTCATGTGCCGCGTCTCGTCGCCGATCTCGGCGAGGGAGTACAGGGTCTCACTGCTGGTGGGGTTGGCGTGCATCATCACTCGCAGCAAGCCCTGGTTGAGCATGTTCTCGAACCAGATGCCCGTCGAGAGCAGGTTCACCATCTCGTGCCGCGAGAGCTCGATCTGCTCGGCGCGCGACATGGTGTTCCACACATCGGTGCCGTAGAGCGAGAGGACCTTGGGTGGCAGGTAGTACTTGTCCGGATCCAACGGAGCGTCCCAGTCCAGGTCCACGATCGGCTGGTATGAACGCCGCACCGTGCCCTTGAGGAGTCGGTCGGAGTACTCCTCCCGATTAGGGGTCCGAGCGGGGCCGTTGTTGAGGGTTGCCGTCACCTTTGACAGTCCTTTCCGTTAGGATGACAAACGTAAACGTTGCAGGTTGAGGCGTCAAGTGAGACGCGAAGTGCCACGTAATTTTCGTGGCGAATGAAAGTGAGCACCGATGAAAGTGAGCCGGTCGAGCCATCGCGGCCGTACCCGCGACCATGGCGAGATTCGCCGCCGTATCCTCGATGCCGCTGAAGAATGCTTGCTGGAGCATGGGTATGAGGCGCGTCTTCATGCGTTGATCGCCAAAAAGGCGGGCCTGTCGCGCCCGACCGTCTACAAGCACGTAGGCGACCAGGCTGCGATCATCGAAGCGCTGTTCCACCGCGAGTTTCTGCGGTTCGGCGAAATGCTGGAACCGGTGTTCGCCGCCGCGAAGAATCCCCGCGCCGGGTTCATCGACGCCATCGTGCGCATCGTCCAGCACGGTCGTCATCACCCGTTGCTGCAAAAGGGCCTGAAGGAGAACCCCGAGCAGGTGCTGCCGTATCTGACGGTCAAGGCCCGCCCATTCATCGACCAGACGACGATCTTGCTGGCACCGTACTTCCGCCAACTGCTCACCGAAGCACAGCTGGCCACCATCAACGTCAAGGCCGCGGCCGAATGGAGCTTCCGCATTGCTGCCTCGCTGTTGGTGACGCCCGGTGTGGTGGAGACCCAGACCGACGAGCAGTTGGGCGAGTTCATCGGCAACCTGCTGACCGTCTCGGCGATCACCGAGGAGATCTCGGCGGTATTGACCCCCGATTCGGCTGCTTCGTAAGTCGCGATGCGACGGATTCGCGTCATCGGGATCGGCGCAGGCCATCCCGAGTATCTGACCGTGCAGGCGATCGCGGCCCTCAACGAGGTCGACGCGTTCTTCGTCGCCGACAAGGGTGACACCAAGGACGACCTGATCGAACTGCGCCGCCACATCTGCGAGCGGTACATCACCGACCCCGACTATCGCTTTGTCGAACTACCCGATCCGGTGCGTGGCAAGGGCGAGTATCGGGGCGCGGTGCAGCAGTGGCATGCCGAACGGGCGGCGCTGTGGGGCAACGCGATTGCCTCCGAACTGCCCGATGGCGGTACCGGGGCATTCCTGGCCTGGGGAGACCCGTCCCTCTACGACAGCACGCTGCGGATTCTGGATGCGATTCTGGCCGGCGACCCGACCGCATTCGAGTACGACGTGCTGCCGGGGATCACGGCGATATCCGCGCTGACCGCCCGGCATCGCATCGTGCTCAACGGCATCGGGGAACCGGTCCTCATCACGACGGGGCGGCGCCTGCTCGACGAGTGGCCTCGCGCCGGAACCGTCGTGGTGATGCTCGACGGCGAGTGCGCCTTCCGGGAGCTGGACCCGTCGACGCGGATTTGGTGGGGTGCCTACCTGGGTACCGAGCACGAGCTGCTGGTCTCGGGAACGGTGGGAGAGGTGGGTGCCCACATCTCCGAGGTGCGTGCCTCCGCCCGGGCCGAACACGGATGGATCATGGATACCTACCTGCTGCGGAGTGTCGGCGAGTAGAGGCAGACTGACTACCATGCCCGAATTACCGGAAGTCGAGGCGCTCGCCGATCATCTGCGCCGCCACGCCACCGGGGCCACCATCGGCCGCATCGACGTCTCGGCATTCTCGGTGCTCAAGACCTTCGACCCACCGATCACCGCCCTCTATGGCCAGACGGTGACGGGTGCGACGCGGTGGGGCAAGTACCTGGGCCTGCAAGCTGGAGATCTGCATCTCATCACGCATTTGTCGCGGGCCGGGTGGCTGCGCTGGTCGGACAAGCTGACGGCGGCGCCTCTCAAGCCGGGTAAGGGGCCCATCGCGCTGCGGGTGCATCTCGGAACGCCCGGTGAGGCGCCGGGATTCGATCTCACCGAAGCCGGCACCCAGAAGCGTTTGGCCGTGTGGGTCGTGACGGATCCTTACGCCGTCCCGCAGATCGCCTCCCTGGGGCCCGATGCGCTGTCACTCACTTCCGGTGGATTGGCCGACATCTTGTCCGGGACCACCGCTCGGCTGAAGAACGTGATCACCGACCAACGGGTGATCTCCGGGATTGGCAATGCCTACAGCGACGAGATCCTGCACGTGGCCAAGCTCTCGCCGTTCGCCAGCGGAAAGGCCCTCTCCGAGGGGCAGCTGACCGCGTTGTACGAGGCCATGCAGTCGGTGCTGACTGACGCGGTGGAGCGCAGCGTGGGGCAGCAGGCGGCAACCCTCAAGGGGGAGAAGCGATCCGGATTGCGAGTGCATGCCAGGACCGGGATGCCGTGTCCGGTGTGTGGCGACGTGGTGCGGGAGGTGTCGTTTGCCGACAAAGCGTTCCAATATTGCCCGACGTGCCAGACCGGCGGCAAGGTGCTGGCCGACCGTCGGCTCTCGAAGCTCCTCAAATAAAGTGGCCACGTGACGCGACAGAAGATCCTCATCACCGGGGCGAGCTCGGGCCTGGGCGCCGAGATGGCCCGTCAGTTCGCCGCGAAGGGACGCGACCTGGCGCTGTGTGCCCGCCGCGCCGAGGCATTGGAAGAACTCAAGACAGAGTTGCTGGCCACCAACCCCGGAATTACGGTCGCCGTGCGGTCCCTGGACGTCACCAACCACGAGTCGGTTCCGGTGGTCTTCGGTGAGCTGCGCGACGAACTCGGCGGACTGGATCGGGTGGTCGTGAACGCCGGCATCGCCAAGGGCTGGCACCTGGGCGGCGGCAAGTCGTGGGCCAACATTCAGACCATCGAGACCAATCTCATTGGTGCGCTGGCGCAGATCGAGGCGGCGCTGGCCCTGTTCAAGGAGCAGGGCTTCGGGCACCTGGTCCTCATCTCCTCGGTGACGGCGGCCAAGGGCCTGCCCGGCACCAAGGCCGCCTACGCGGCCAGCAAGGCCGGACTTTCCTCGCTGGGCGAGTCGCTGCGCGCCGAGTACGCCAGTGGCCCAATTAAAGTCAGCACCATCGAGCCCGGCTACATCCAGACCGACCTGAGCGCCAAGTCGCCGACCACTCCGATGATGGTCGACACGTTGACCGGTGTGACCGCGATGGTGGACGCCATCGAGAAGGAGCCCGGACGCGCCGCGGTGCCGCGGTGGCCATGGGAGCCGGTGATGGCGGTCATGCGGCTGCTGCCGCCGCGCCTGGCCGGGCGCCTGGCCTAACCGGCCCTGGGTTTCCCACGTGGGACTTTATGCCCACGTGGGATGCTGAACCTATGGCCGATCAAGAGAAACCGAACGCTTCCGTCACGGTGGACTACGCCGCCGAACTCGATGAACTCGCGAGCCTGCGCGGCGGGATCAGTCGCTCCAAAGAGGGCAAGGACGCCTGGAAACAGGGCTATCCGTATGACGAGAAGCTCAGCCGCAAGGAATACGAGAAGACCAAGCGCAAGCTGCAGATCGAGTTGCTCAAGCTCCAACTGTGGGTCAAGGAGCGCGGCGAAAAGATCTGCATCATCTTCGAGGGCCGGGATGCCGCCGGTAAGGGCGGGTCCATCAAGAGATTCACCGAGCATCTCAACCCCCGTGGCGCCCGCGTGGTGGCGCTCGAGAAGCCGACGTCGGTGGAACAGACACAGTGGTACTTCCAGCGATACACCGCGCACTTGCCCAGCGGCGGGGAGATCGTGCTGATGGACCGCTCCTGGTACAACCGGGCGGGCGTCGAACGTGTGATGGGCTACTGCACTCCCGCTCAGGTCGCCGAATTCCTACGCGAGGCACCGGAATACGAACGCATGCTGGTCAATTCGGGGACGCATCTGGTCAAGCTGTGGTTCTCGGTGAGCCGTAAGGAACAGCTGGCCCGTTTCGAGGCCCGGCGCACCGATCCCGTTCGGCACTGGAAACTCTCGCCCACAGACCTCGCATCCCTGGACAAATGGGACGCCTACACCGAGGCGAAGGAGGCGATGTTCTTCTACACCGATACCGACAGCGCACCGTGGACGGTGGTGAAGAGCAACGACAAGAAGCGCGCCCGGCTGGAGGCCATGCGTCACGTGCTCTCGCAGTTCGACTACGACAACAAGGACGCAGCCGTCGTGGGCAACCCGGACCCGCTGATCGTCGGCCCGGCCTCGGCCATCTTCGAAGAGGGAGAGAAGGCTGGCTCTCGTTAGCCGGCTGACGGTTTGATAACACTGAATATTTAGCCCTGCAAGGGTTTTCGTGTAATACCGTGTTCCGGATCTGGTCACGTCCATATGGTCCGCTCAGTGGGCTGAAACATTGCCCTCGGCTTCATCGATTACCGGTGGAGCCGAGGGTGCGCTCTGCCCGCGATGAGCGGAAGGTCGAGGTACGACTTGAGGCCCGGCTCGGCCTTGCAGACGTAGGGCACCGAATTGACACAATGCGCGGCGGTGGCGACAACCCCCTCATTGGCGATGAGCCCAGCCTGGACGCTGTGCGGGTGAAAGCCGGTGATCGTGCACGACGATGAGGGGGTGCCGCGCACCTCGACCTCGTAGCGCGGTCCACTCGGTCCGAAGGACCAGGCGGGATCCAAATGTTCTTCTCCCATCAACCAGTTCACGGCGATGCGGGCGACCGCCTCGTCGCCTACGCACGCCTCCCATGAGAACTGCTGACCGGCAACGGATCCCGGCGCGATAGTGCCGATCGGTGACTCGATGTTCTTGGTCGCGACAGCGACCTTGAGATCGGGCCGGATCTGCACGTCCGCAAACCCCATGCCATCGAGGATCATCCGCAGGGACTGCTTGAAGCCGCCGCCCAACAACGTAGGCATGGGTCCGGTGATCGCCTCTTCGGGCGTGCCGCCGAATTTCATGATGTGTCGGATGACGTCCGGCGCCCCGTATGTGCGTATGTCCGAGTACTCCTCGGCACGCACATAGGTGACGGCCGAGGTCATGGACGAAAAGATCAGCGGATAAAGATCGGTGATGCCACCGGGGTCAATTCCCGTGCCGTGCAGCGTCACTGCGGCCTCACGTGCGGTGGCGTCCAGCTCGCGACCGGAGCCATCGGGGTAGAACCACCCGACCGGGGTGACCACGTTCTTGCCGGAGGTGAGTAATGCCGCCACCTCGGATGGATTGGGCAGTAGCGGGCTGTAGATCACGCAGTCGGCCTGCAGCTCGACGATGTCCTCCAGGCTGTTGGTCGTCGTCACGCCAAGAGGTGCCCGGCCAAGGAGCTCGCCGACGTCGATCCCGGTCTTTTGCGGTGAGTGCACCCAGCAGCCCACGAGCTGCAGTTCCGGGTGCGCCAGCACCGCGTTGATCGCAGCCCTGCCGACCTCGCCCGTCGCCCACTGGACCACCCGATAGGCCATGTCATTGCCTCCTTGCAACCGGTAATCTCAGAACTGCATAACACCAAACAAGTGCGTGGGTCCAGACCTTGAGAGGTGGGAATGTCGGTGATTAGACACCGATTTCGATTTGGGGCGAACCTGATCTCCCATGGAGATCCGGGCCAGATTCGCGATGAGGTTCGACGGGCTGAGGATTGCGGTGTTGACGTCGTCGTGGTCCCAGACCACCTCGGCGTCGGCTCGCCGTTTCCGGTAATGCTTGCCGCCGCCAGTGTTTCATCGCATATCAGGGTCGGAAGCTTCGTACTGACCACCGGTTTCTATTCGCCGCGTCTACTTGCGCGCGACATCGCGACGGCCGACAGGCTCACCGACGGCCGCGTCGAGATCGGATTGGGAGCCGGATACGTCCAGCAGGAGTACGAGGCCGCTGGCGTGCCGTTCTTGAGTCCCGCCGGACGCGTGCGGCAGCTTGCCGATGCCCTCGATGCGTTGCGCGGGCTGCTCTCGAGTCCGCAGCATTGGCCGCGGCCGGTTCAGTCGCCCGTGCCGATCATGATCGCGGGTAAGGGTGACAAGATCCTGAAACTTGCGGCAGAGCAAGCCGATATCGTCGCGATATCCGACGCCAAGACGCGCGAGGAGCTTGCCGAGCGTGTCGCCTACGTTCGGCAAGCGGCCACCGAGCGTGCCGACGCACCGGAGTTGAACCTGGGGATCTTTGACGTCGCCATCGACCGGACACCGGACCTTGGACTCATGCGGGTGTACCGGCCCGGCGATTCCGACGATCAGTTGCGTGCTTCGCCCACCCTGCTGCATGGATCCAAAGCTGAGCTCGTGGAGAGGGTCATCGCGCTCCGCGAGGAACTCGGCATCTCCTATGTGACGTACATGGGAGCAGATCCACGCGGAGCTAAGGATTTTCATGCGTTGATCGCGGCGCTCAGGTAGGGACCTTCGCATCTATCGCCCGTCGCCGCGTTTGGCGATCATCGGCGTCATGACGCCTGATTCCCAACCCGTGACCCTGCTCGAGAAATACGAAAGCTGGACGCTGCTGTCGAGTGCCCGGCTGGGGAGGCTGGTGGTGGTGATTGACGGTCGACCCGAGATATTCCCGATCAACTTCGTGACCCAGCGCGGCACCGTCCTGTTCCGAACAGCGGAGGGCACCAAGCTCTTCGGCGCGGTCGTCAGCGACCACGTGCTGTTCGAGGCGGACGATCACAACGACATCGGCGGTTGGAGCGTCGTGGTGCGAGGCGCGGCGCAGGTACTGAACACATCGGTCGAGATCGACGAAGCCGATGCCGCTGGCCTCTATCCCTGGATCCCCACCGTCAAGCTGCATTACGTGCGGATCATTCCGGCGCAGATCACCGGCCGCCGTTTCGTGTTCGGGCGCGAACCCGACGGCGGCCACGTGCCGGGCTAGTGCCGGACGTGCGCCTCGGCGCGCATGCGTTCGACCATGTGTGGATAGTGCAGCTCGAATGCCGGACGCTCCGAACGGATTCGGGGTAGCTCGGTGAAGTTGTGCCGCGGCGGCGGGCAGCTTGTGGCCCACTCTAGGGAGTTGCCGTAACCCCACGGGTCATCGACCGTGACAACCTCGCCGTAGCGGTAGCTCTTGAACACGTTCCACACGAACGGCAGCATCGACGAACCGAGAACGAAAGCGCCCACCGTCGACACGACGTTCAGCGCCGTGAAGCCATCGGTGGGCAGGTAATCGGCGTACCGACGGGGCATGCCCTCGTTACCCAGCCAGTGCTGCACCAGGAAGGTGGCGTGGAAGCCGATGAACGTGAGCCAGAAATGGAACTTGCCCAGGCGCTCGTCGAGCAGGCGACCCGTCATCTTCGGGAACCAAAAGTACACCCCCGCGAAACTCGCGAACACGATGGTGCCGAACAGGGTGTAGTGGAAATGCGCGACCACGAAGTACGAGTCGGTGACGTGGAAATCTATTGGCGGAGCGGCGAGGAGGACACCGGTCAAACCACCGAAGAGAAACGTCACCAGGAAGCCGATTGAGAACAGCATGGGGGTCTCGAAGGTCAGCTGCCCCTTCCACATGGTGCCGATCCAGTTGAAGAACTTGATGCCGGTCGGGACTGCGATCAGGAACGTCATGAAGGAGAAGAACGGCAGCAGCACGGCGCCGGTGGCGTACATGTGGTGCGCCCACACCGCGATGGACAGCGCCCCGATTCCCAAGGTCGCAAAGACGAGCGTGGTGTAACCGAAGATCGGCTTGCGGCTGAACACCGGGAAAATCTCCGACACCACGCCGAAGAACGGCAGCGCCAACACATAGACCTCGGGGTGTCCGAAGAACCAGAACAGGTGTTGCCACAGCAGAACTCCGCCGTTGGCGGGATCGTACAGATGCGCACCCAGCCTGCGATCGGCCTCCAACCCGATGGCCGCGGCCGCCAACAGGGGAAACACGAGCAGCACCAGCACGCTGACCACGAGGATGTTCCAGGTGAAGATCGGCATGCGGAACATCACCATGCCGGGGGCACGCATACACACGACCGTGGTGATCATGTTGACCGCACCGAGAATGGTGCCAAGACCGCCCACCGCGACACCCAAGATCCACAAGTCGCCGCCGGCGCCGGGGGAGTGAATAGCATCGGAGAGCGGGGTGTAGGCGGTCCAGCCGAAGTCGGCGGCACCACCGGGGGTGATAAACCCGGCCAGGGCGATCAACGCGCCGAAGAGGAAGAGCCAGAACGACAACGCGTTCAGACGCGGGAAGGCAACGTCGGGGGCGCCGATCTGCAGCGGCAGCACCACGTTCGCGAAGCCGAACACGATGGGCGTCGCGTAGAACAGCAGCATCGCGGTGCCGTGCATGGTGAACAGCTGGTTGTACTGCTCATTGGACAGGAAGGCCAGACCCGGTGTGGTGAGTTCGGCACGGATCAACAGCGCCATCAACCCGCCCACCATGAAAAAGGCGAAACACGTGACCAAGTACATGATTCCGATCAGCTTGTGATCGGTGGTGGTAACAAGTCTGTAGATAAGAGAGCCTTTAGGCCCTACGCGAGGGGGAAAAGGCCGACTTGCCGTCAGCTCGACAGATGATGTAGCCACAGGAAACCTCCATACGAAAACAGTGCGATTCGCCTGTGTACGTGAGGCATTCCTGCGGACATCATGCCATAGTCACTCCGCGTCGCGCGCCCGCTGTAGGTCCGCTATCGAGGACCAGTCCAGGTCGGCTTGGCCGTTGTCCAGTGCCTCGTCCAGAACGGTTCGCAGCACCTCGCCGAATGGCAGCCGTAGGCCGGAGTCCGCCGCGACCTCCAGCGCCAGGCCGACATCCTTGCGGCCCAACGTCGTGGTGAAGCCTGCCGGCTCATAGGTAGATGTGGCGATGAGCTTTCCGTAGCTGCTGTACGCCGGTCCCTGAAAGAGGGTGCTGGTCAACAATTCCACCAGCAGCGCGGAGTCCACACCCGTTCGTTCTGCCATGCTGACGGCTTCACTCAGCGACTGGATGGCCGATGCGATCAGGAAGTTCCCGATGATCTTGACGACATTGGCTTGCCGCGGCGCATCGCCCAATCGCCAGGTGCGCGCCCCGATGATGTCGAAGAACGGCTGCGCCCGGTCGATCTGTGCGGCGGTACCGGCCGCCAGCACCTGCAGCTGCCCGGCCTGTGCCACGGGAACCCGGCCGAACACCGGCGCGGCGACGTATCCCACGCCGTGCTCGGTATGCAGTGCCGTGGCGCGTTCGGCCAGTCGGGTGCTCACGGTCGCGAGGTTGACATGTAAGGCGCCGCGACCCGACGCGAGAACCTGTGGGGCCAAAAGGGTTTCAGCCACAGCGCGGTCGTCGGCGAGCACCGAGAACACCACGCCGGACTCGAATGCCAGCTCCGCCGAGTCGAGGGGGCGGGCACCGGCGGACGCGAGTTCGTCGACGGGCCCCGCGGACCGATTCCATACGGACACTTCGTGTCCCGCCTGAACAAGATTGTGTGCCATGGCCTTTCCCATGGCGCCGAGTCCGACGACGGCGATTGTGCTCATTGGTGCGCTCCTGTCTCGGTGGGCCAGTTGGTGAAGATCTCGGTGTAGTCGTGGCTCATCAACTCGATGACCGTGCCCCACGGATCGGTCAGGTAGGACATGCTCCATGGTCTACCCGCGACAACCGGTCGCGGCGCGGTGATGATCCGGCCGCCCCGGTTGGCGACGGCCCGGGTCTGCTCCTGCACATCGGGAACCGTGAGGCACAGATGCCAGGTGCCACGCCGGGAGTAGTCGACGGGTAGCTCGGGTGGTGGATCCGTCATGGGGTCGATGAACTCGAAGAGCTCGACGCCCACACCGTTGGGTGTCTGCAGACCGGCCATCCGGGCCCGGCGAAATCGCGCGTCCAGTCCCGGCGGGAGTTCCCTATTCGGCCCGCGTTCCAGCGTGCGTGGCCCCATGACGCATGCGAATCCGAACACCTCGCGGTACCAGTCGATCGCCGCTGCGATATCGGGAACGGTGATCCCGACGTGGTTGACGGACATCTTGCCTCCAAGTGAACCTGTTAAGACGGTTCCACCGTAGATCACCGACCGGGATCTGTCGAACCGGTTAAACTGGTTCGCATGACAGAGGATGCGGGGGTGATGTTCCGGCTGGACAACGCGGTGCTGGCATTCCGGTTCACCGCGACCGTCTTCGACCGCGCCGGAGCCGCTATCGAGCGGCTCACCGGCCCGGAACGGCTGCGGTTGTGGTTGCGGGCGAACGGGCTGGATTTCTCGACCGCGCAGTTGGTCGATGCCGATCTGGCCGCCGCCAAGGAACTGCGCGAGAACATCCACCGTGCGGGAGCTGCTGTGGCGGCTGGGGCTCCGATCGCGCCTGCGGTCACCCGGTCGTTGAATGCGTTCTCCAGAAACGGAAGCCCGGATCTGGTGCTCGACAGCGGAGTGGCGAGATGGCGAGGTGCGGGCATTGCCGATGCGTTGTCGATCATCGCCGCCAACGCCATCGAGACACTGGGCGGTCCGGACCGCGATCGAGTGAAGGCGTGTTCAGACGAGCACTGCCACGGTCTGTACCTCGACACCAGCCGTGCCAACAACCGCCGCTGGTGCAACATGAACACCTGCGGGAACCGGGCGAAGAAGGCTGCGATGAGCCGCCGGGGTTAGTGAGCGTGCATGACACCCCAGGCCGGCAGGGGATCGGGATAACCGAGCCACGCCGCGGAACCCTCGGCGAGCTCGTCGTCGGTGAGCACCGCGGATTCCAGGAGATGCTGCACACGGGGCCGGTCCAACCGGACGCCGATGAAGACGATCTCCTGCCCTGGCGCGATCTCGGTGCTGCGCCAGAACTGGGCGGGCTCGATCGTGAGGTTCGGCCCGGCTTGCGACCAGATCGCGGCGATATCTGGCCGGCTGGCGATCCAGCAGAATCCCTTGCTGCGTAACAGTCCTTGCAGATTCTCCAGAGCCGCGCCGAGGCGTTGCGGATGAAATGGGCGATCCGAGCGGAACGTCATGCTGCTGATGCCGTATTCCTCGGTTTCCGGGGTGTGCCCGTCGGCGATTTCCTCGTCCCAGCCCGGTGTCTGGGCGGCCAGCTCGGGGTCGAACAAACCCGTCTGCAGTACCAGATCGAGGTCGACGCAGCCGCCGGTGGAGCGCACGATCGTCGCCGTGGGATTGAGGCGGCGCAGCAGCGTTTCCACCATGCCGAGGGTCCGTTCGTTCACCAGGTCTGCCTTGTTGAGGATCAGCACGTCGGCGAACTCCACCTGGTCGGTGAGCAGATCGGCGATGGACCGGCCGTCCCCGTCTGCGGCGGCCATATCGCGGTCTGCCAGCGCCTCGCCGCGCGCCAGCTCGGGCAGGAAGGTGGAGGCGTCGACGACCGTCACCATGGTGTCGAGCCGGGCGACCTGCCCCAGGCTGGTCCCGTCCTCGAACTCCCAGGTGAACGAGGCGGCCACCGGCATCGGTTCGGAGATGCCGGTCGACTCGATGACCAGCTGGTCGAATCGGTTCTGCCGGGCCAGGTTTCCGACGGCCTCGATCAGGTCCTCGCGCAGGGTGCAGCAGATGCAGCCGTTGGTGAGCTCGACGAGCCGCTCCTCGGTGCGGTCCAGGTGTCCGGTACCCGCAACGAGGGCGGCATCGATGTTCACCTCGCTCATGTCGTTGACGATCACCGCGACGCGGCGTCCCTCGGTGTTGGCCAGGATGTGGTTGAGCAGGGTGGTCTTTCCGGCTCCGAGAAATCCGGAGAGCACGGTTACGGGTAAGAGCTGGGCTGTGGTCACATGATAATGATAACCATTATCATCAAGGCAGGGACGCCAGGATACTCTTCAGTTTTTCGCGTCCCTCGGAATCCAGCGGGAGCAGCGGGCGTCTCGGATCTCCGACGGCGC
The nucleotide sequence above comes from Mycobacteroides saopaulense. Encoded proteins:
- a CDS encoding pyridoxamine 5'-phosphate oxidase family protein, whose amino-acid sequence is MTPDSQPVTLLEKYESWTLLSSARLGRLVVVIDGRPEIFPINFVTQRGTVLFRTAEGTKLFGAVVSDHVLFEADDHNDIGGWSVVVRGAAQVLNTSVEIDEADAAGLYPWIPTVKLHYVRIIPAQITGRRFVFGREPDGGHVPG
- a CDS encoding Fpg/Nei family DNA glycosylase, which encodes MPELPEVEALADHLRRHATGATIGRIDVSAFSVLKTFDPPITALYGQTVTGATRWGKYLGLQAGDLHLITHLSRAGWLRWSDKLTAAPLKPGKGPIALRVHLGTPGEAPGFDLTEAGTQKRLAVWVVTDPYAVPQIASLGPDALSLTSGGLADILSGTTARLKNVITDQRVISGIGNAYSDEILHVAKLSPFASGKALSEGQLTALYEAMQSVLTDAVERSVGQQAATLKGEKRSGLRVHARTGMPCPVCGDVVREVSFADKAFQYCPTCQTGGKVLADRRLSKLLK
- the ppk2 gene encoding polyphosphate kinase 2 — protein: MADQEKPNASVTVDYAAELDELASLRGGISRSKEGKDAWKQGYPYDEKLSRKEYEKTKRKLQIELLKLQLWVKERGEKICIIFEGRDAAGKGGSIKRFTEHLNPRGARVVALEKPTSVEQTQWYFQRYTAHLPSGGEIVLMDRSWYNRAGVERVMGYCTPAQVAEFLREAPEYERMLVNSGTHLVKLWFSVSRKEQLARFEARRTDPVRHWKLSPTDLASLDKWDAYTEAKEAMFFYTDTDSAPWTVVKSNDKKRARLEAMRHVLSQFDYDNKDAAVVGNPDPLIVGPASAIFEEGEKAGSR
- a CDS encoding SDR family oxidoreductase, translating into MTRQKILITGASSGLGAEMARQFAAKGRDLALCARRAEALEELKTELLATNPGITVAVRSLDVTNHESVPVVFGELRDELGGLDRVVVNAGIAKGWHLGGGKSWANIQTIETNLIGALAQIEAALALFKEQGFGHLVLISSVTAAKGLPGTKAAYAASKAGLSSLGESLRAEYASGPIKVSTIEPGYIQTDLSAKSPTTPMMVDTLTGVTAMVDAIEKEPGRAAVPRWPWEPVMAVMRLLPPRLAGRLA
- the ctaD gene encoding aa3-type cytochrome oxidase subunit I codes for the protein MATSSVELTASRPFPPRVGPKGSLIYRLVTTTDHKLIGIMYLVTCFAFFMVGGLMALLIRAELTTPGLAFLSNEQYNQLFTMHGTAMLLFYATPIVFGFANVVLPLQIGAPDVAFPRLNALSFWLFLFGALIALAGFITPGGAADFGWTAYTPLSDAIHSPGAGGDLWILGVAVGGLGTILGAVNMITTVVCMRAPGMVMFRMPIFTWNILVVSVLVLLVFPLLAAAAIGLEADRRLGAHLYDPANGGVLLWQHLFWFFGHPEVYVLALPFFGVVSEIFPVFSRKPIFGYTTLVFATLGIGALSIAVWAHHMYATGAVLLPFFSFMTFLIAVPTGIKFFNWIGTMWKGQLTFETPMLFSIGFLVTFLFGGLTGVLLAAPPIDFHVTDSYFVVAHFHYTLFGTIVFASFAGVYFWFPKMTGRLLDERLGKFHFWLTFIGFHATFLVQHWLGNEGMPRRYADYLPTDGFTALNVVSTVGAFVLGSSMLPFVWNVFKSYRYGEVVTVDDPWGYGNSLEWATSCPPPRHNFTELPRIRSERPAFELHYPHMVERMRAEAHVRH
- a CDS encoding NAD(P)H-dependent amine dehydrogenase family protein, coding for MAYRVVQWATGEVGRAAINAVLAHPELQLVGCWVHSPQKTGIDVGELLGRAPLGVTTTNSLEDIVELQADCVIYSPLLPNPSEVAALLTSGKNVVTPVGWFYPDGSGRELDATAREAAVTLHGTGIDPGGITDLYPLIFSSMTSAVTYVRAEEYSDIRTYGAPDVIRHIMKFGGTPEEAITGPMPTLLGGGFKQSLRMILDGMGFADVQIRPDLKVAVATKNIESPIGTIAPGSVAGQQFSWEACVGDEAVARIAVNWLMGEEHLDPAWSFGPSGPRYEVEVRGTPSSSCTITGFHPHSVQAGLIANEGVVATAAHCVNSVPYVCKAEPGLKSYLDLPLIAGRAHPRLHR
- a CDS encoding TetR/AcrR family transcriptional regulator gives rise to the protein MKVSRSSHRGRTRDHGEIRRRILDAAEECLLEHGYEARLHALIAKKAGLSRPTVYKHVGDQAAIIEALFHREFLRFGEMLEPVFAAAKNPRAGFIDAIVRIVQHGRHHPLLQKGLKENPEQVLPYLTVKARPFIDQTTILLAPYFRQLLTEAQLATINVKAAAEWSFRIAASLLVTPGVVETQTDEQLGEFIGNLLTVSAITEEISAVLTPDSAAS
- a CDS encoding TIGR03621 family F420-dependent LLM class oxidoreductase; translation: MSVIRHRFRFGANLISHGDPGQIRDEVRRAEDCGVDVVVVPDHLGVGSPFPVMLAAASVSSHIRVGSFVLTTGFYSPRLLARDIATADRLTDGRVEIGLGAGYVQQEYEAAGVPFLSPAGRVRQLADALDALRGLLSSPQHWPRPVQSPVPIMIAGKGDKILKLAAEQADIVAISDAKTREELAERVAYVRQAATERADAPELNLGIFDVAIDRTPDLGLMRVYRPGDSDDQLRASPTLLHGSKAELVERVIALREELGISYVTYMGADPRGAKDFHALIAALR
- a CDS encoding AurF N-oxygenase family protein, which produces MTATLNNGPARTPNREEYSDRLLKGTVRRSYQPIVDLDWDAPLDPDKYYLPPKVLSLYGTDVWNTMSRAEQIELSRHEMVNLLSTGIWFENMLNQGLLRVMMHANPTSSETLYSLAEIGDETRHMTMFAKAIEKTGLPAYRMPWYQRAMANLLPLALKGPVLWVAALIGEEIFDALQREIMDDPELQPLVQRLMRIHVTEEARHIQFARDGIRQRLDRTPKRVKIILRLTNGLGGPIFRYLLTNKKMYEAVGLPGRETMRLARNNPAFQEASRTGFAPLYKFLEETGLMGPLSRRMWRRTGFIA
- the cobF gene encoding precorrin-6A synthase (deacetylating), producing the protein MRRIRVIGIGAGHPEYLTVQAIAALNEVDAFFVADKGDTKDDLIELRRHICERYITDPDYRFVELPDPVRGKGEYRGAVQQWHAERAALWGNAIASELPDGGTGAFLAWGDPSLYDSTLRILDAILAGDPTAFEYDVLPGITAISALTARHRIVLNGIGEPVLITTGRRLLDEWPRAGTVVVMLDGECAFRELDPSTRIWWGAYLGTEHELLVSGTVGEVGAHISEVRASARAEHGWIMDTYLLRSVGE